Genomic window (Dehalococcoidia bacterium):
GGGCGCCAGCGACGCCAGGCCCGTGACGCTGACCCTGTCTGTCTCCTGCACCTTGTCGTAGTCCGCCCTGTCGGCGAAGGTCAGCGGCAGGACGCCCTGCTTCTTCAAGTTGGACTCATGGATGCGCGCGAAGCTGCGGGTGATGACGGCGACGCAGCCCAGGAACCGCGGCGACATGGCGGCGTGCTCGCGGCTGCTTCCCTCGCCGTAGTTGTCGTCGCCGATGGCCACCCACCGGACGCCGCGCTTCTTGTAGTCACGGGCGATCTTGGGCAGCGAGTCGCGCGTGCTGGTGAACACGTTCAGGCCCTTGCCCGCCTCGCCGGTGAAGGCGCTGATGGCGCCCAGGAAGGTGTTGTCGCTGATCTTGTCCAGGTGGCCCCGATACGTCAGCCACGGGCCCGCGGGCGAGATGTGGTCGGTGGTGCACTTGCCCTTGGCCTTGACCAGGACGGGCAGTTCGACGAAGTCCTCGCCGTCCCACGCGGGGAACGGGTCCAGCAGGGCAAGGCGCGGGCTGTTCGGGTCAACGGCCACCTGCGCCTTGTCGCTGTCGGCGGCCGGTGGCACGTAGCCCGCTGTATCGAAGACGAAGCCTCTGGCCGGGATGTCAGGGGCCGGCTTCGGCGGCTGGAGCTTGAACTGCTTGCCGTCTGGCGTGGTGATAGCGTCCGTCAGCGGGTTGAACGACAGCCTGCCCGCCAGCGCGTAGGCGACGACGATCTCGGGGCTGCCGATGAACGCCATGGTGGCGGCGTTGCCGTCGTTGCGCTTGGGGAAGTTCCTGTTGTATGAGTTCAGGATGGAGTTCTTCTCGCCGGGCTTGACGTCTTCTCTCTGCCACTGGCCGATGCACGGGCCGCACGCGTTGGCCAGCACCTGCGCCCCAATGTCCTGCAGGGACTTCATCTGGCCGTCCCGCTCGATGGTGGCGCGTACTTGCTCGGAGCCGGGCGTAACCAGCAGGGGAGTCACCGCGCGAGCCCCGTGGGCTTTGGCCTGCTCGGCCACCTCCGCCGCGCGGCAGATGTCCTCGTACGACGAGTTCGTGCAGCTCCCCACGAGCGCGACCTTGAGCTTGTCAGGATAGCCGTTCTTCTGCACGTCCGCAGCCATCTGGGAGACGGGCCGGGCCAGGTCCGGCGTGTGCGGGCCGGTGATGTGTGGCTCAAGTTTGGACAGGTCAATCTCGACGACGCGCTCGTAGAACTGCTCTGGGTGCGCCTCCACCTCCGGGTCCGGCGTCAGGAGGGCCTTGTGCTTGTCCGCCAGGTCGGCCAGCTTGCCGCGGCGGGTGGCGCGCAGGTAGTCGGCCATGCGCTTGTCATACGTGAAGACGGAGCAGGTGGCGCCCACCTCTGCGCCCATGTTGGTGATGGTGGCCTTGCCGGTGCAGCTAATGGATGCGGCGCCCGGCCCGAAGTACTCGACAATTCGGTTCGTGCCGCCCTCCACGGTCAGGATTTTGGCCACCATCAGGATGACGTCCTTGGGCGCGGTCCAGCCGTTCAGCTTTCCGGTCAGCCGCACGCCGATGATGCTGGGGTTCAGCACCTCCCACGGGAAGCCTGCCATGACGTCCACGGCGTCCGCGCCGCCGACGCCCATGGCCAGCATGCCCAGGCCGCCCGCGTTGGGCGTGTGGGAGTCCGTGCCGATCATCATTCCGCCGGGGAATGCGTAGTTCTCCAGCACCACTTGGTGGATGATGCCCGCGCCGGGCTTCCAGAAGCCGATGCCGTACTTCTGGGAGACGGTCCGCAGGAACTCATACACCTCGCGGTTCTCGCCAAGGGCGTTCTCCATGTCGGCCCTGGCGCCCAGGCGCGCCAGGATCAGGTGGTCGCAGTGGACGGTGGAGGGCACCGCGGCCGCTTTCTTGCCCGCCAGCATGAATTGAAGAAGGGCCATCTGGGCCGTGGCGTCCTGCATGGCGACCCTGTCCGGTCGGAGGAGCAGGTAGCTCTTCCCCGGGACCATCTCCGCGCTCTGCGGGTCGTCCAAGTGGCCGTACAGTACCTTCTCCGCGAGCGTCATGGGCCGTCCCAGGCGCTTGCGGACGATGTCCAGGTTCTTCTCCATCCGCTGGTAGGCGCGCTCCACGAACTCTGGCGTGGACTCTATTGCGGGAGCGCCGCCGCCATTCTTGCCGGGTGTCATGAAATGCCTCCTACCGCCTTTCGGCGTGATGCTCGTTTGCGACGTATGGATGGCCCCGTCAGGGCGCGCACATCCAGGACGCGGTCGGCCTTGGCCCTGGAGAGCAGCTTCTTTTCCAGCACAATCTCTTTCAGGCCGCGGCCCGTGGCGAGCGCTTCCTTCGCTACCTCAGCCGCTTTTTCGTAGCCGATGTAGGGGTTCAGCGCCGTCGCGAGGGCGAGCGTCCGCTCCGCGTTGGCCTGGCACCGCTCCGCGTTGGCCGTGATGCCCCGGACGCACCGCTCCGTGAAGACGTGGACGCCGTTACGCAGGAGGTCCAGCGACTGGAGGAGGTCATAGCCTACCACGGGCGTCATGACGTTAATCTCCATCTGTCCCGCCTGGACGGCCAAGCTGATGGTGGTGTCGTTTCCCACCACCTGAAAGCATACCATGTCCAGCATCTCCGGCAGGCTGGGGTTGACCTTGCCGGGCATGATGGATGACCCGGGCATCACCGCGGGGAGGTTGATTTCATAGAGGCCGGTGTTGGGGCCGGAACTGAGAAGCCGCAGGTCGTTGGCGATGCGGATAAGCTCCAGGGCCAGCACCTTGAGCGCGGACGAGAGCTCGGCGAAGGCCGCGAGGCTCTGCTGCGTCTCGAACAGGTCCTCCGCGGGGCGCAGCTCCCAGCCGGTCAGGGCCTTCAGCCGTTCCACGACCTTGAGCCGGAAGTCGGGGTGGGCGTTGATGCCCGTGCCGACCGCCGTCGCGCCGAAGCCTATCTCCCGGAGCGCAAGTGCTGCGTGCTGAATGCGGCGGCGCCCGCTCCGCACGGCGCTGGCGTAGCCGGAGAACTCCTGGCCGAGCCTCATGGGCACGGCGTCCTGCAGGTGGGTGCGACCCGCCTTCACCACGGTGTCGAACTCTCGGGCCTTCGCGCGCAGCGCCTTCTCCAGCGCGCCAAGCTCAGGCTGCAGCCGTTCGGTGAGGGCCAGCGCGGCCAGCCGGGTGATGGTGGGGACCACGTCGTTGGAGGACTGGGCCATGTTCACGTGGTCGTTAGGATGGACGCGTGCGTAGTCGCCGCGCTTGCCGCCCAGCAGCTCAATGGCCCGGTTGGCGAGCACCTCGTTGACATTCATGTGAAACGCGGTGCCCGCGCCCGAGTTGAACACGTCCACCACGAACTGGTCGGCCAGGCGTCCAGCCATGACCTCCGCGGCGGCGCGGGCGATGGCTTTGCCCGTGCGTCGGTCCAGGACGCGCAGCTCTACGTTGGCTTCCGCCGCAGCGCGCTTGACCACCGCCG
Coding sequences:
- a CDS encoding aconitate hydratase, with product MTPGKNGGGAPAIESTPEFVERAYQRMEKNLDIVRKRLGRPMTLAEKVLYGHLDDPQSAEMVPGKSYLLLRPDRVAMQDATAQMALLQFMLAGKKAAAVPSTVHCDHLILARLGARADMENALGENREVYEFLRTVSQKYGIGFWKPGAGIIHQVVLENYAFPGGMMIGTDSHTPNAGGLGMLAMGVGGADAVDVMAGFPWEVLNPSIIGVRLTGKLNGWTAPKDVILMVAKILTVEGGTNRIVEYFGPGAASISCTGKATITNMGAEVGATCSVFTYDKRMADYLRATRRGKLADLADKHKALLTPDPEVEAHPEQFYERVVEIDLSKLEPHITGPHTPDLARPVSQMAADVQKNGYPDKLKVALVGSCTNSSYEDICRAAEVAEQAKAHGARAVTPLLVTPGSEQVRATIERDGQMKSLQDIGAQVLANACGPCIGQWQREDVKPGEKNSILNSYNRNFPKRNDGNAATMAFIGSPEIVVAYALAGRLSFNPLTDAITTPDGKQFKLQPPKPAPDIPARGFVFDTAGYVPPAADSDKAQVAVDPNSPRLALLDPFPAWDGEDFVELPVLVKAKGKCTTDHISPAGPWLTYRGHLDKISDNTFLGAISAFTGEAGKGLNVFTSTRDSLPKIARDYKKRGVRWVAIGDDNYGEGSSREHAAMSPRFLGCVAVITRSFARIHESNLKKQGVLPLTFADRADYDKVQETDRVSVTGLASLAPGKPLQAVLRHADGSKHTVQLKHTLNTEQISWFKAGSALNLLRKQG
- a CDS encoding aspartate ammonia-lyase produces the protein MTPQTPFRVERDSLGQLSVPADAYYGVQTARAVRNFPISGIRPHAVYVWAAAVVKRAAAEANVELRVLDRRTGKAIARAAAEVMAGRLADQFVVDVFNSGAGTAFHMNVNEVLANRAIELLGGKRGDYARVHPNDHVNMAQSSNDVVPTITRLAALALTERLQPELGALEKALRAKAREFDTVVKAGRTHLQDAVPMRLGQEFSGYASAVRSGRRRIQHAALALREIGFGATAVGTGINAHPDFRLKVVERLKALTGWELRPAEDLFETQQSLAAFAELSSALKVLALELIRIANDLRLLSSGPNTGLYEINLPAVMPGSSIMPGKVNPSLPEMLDMVCFQVVGNDTTISLAVQAGQMEINVMTPVVGYDLLQSLDLLRNGVHVFTERCVRGITANAERCQANAERTLALATALNPYIGYEKAAEVAKEALATGRGLKEIVLEKKLLSRAKADRVLDVRALTGPSIRRKRASRRKAVGGIS